One segment of Fusarium oxysporum f. sp. lycopersici 4287 chromosome 7, whole genome shotgun sequence DNA contains the following:
- a CDS encoding transcription elongation factor SPT6, whose product MSNSMRDLISGEAELDDEEEDESFDEGGEERRRKAAVEDSSEEEEDDDDEEEARKVREGFIVDEDEDEEEGGESDGDVRPVHKRKRKHRDREEEEQLDEEDLDLIGEQFGERPKPQTQSKFKRLKRGYRDEERGNQRRGLDDIFSDEDEDAGEQRPYGRSYRQADEFDDFIEEDFPEDPEELEQQREDAEVARPRDRVIGNITDTGNLDKDALDDMEAIFGNGEDYDWALQMEEEEEDREREEQAIELKDVFEPSQLKEKLLTDEDNEIRFTDEPERFQLDRKSFKTLQLTAEQFREEARWITNQLWPKKGLAADLQIPFGKAVGKVLEFFIVDEVEVPYVFQHRKDYLLHTRKTRNPNRDDPDAPEYVISADKLLNQDDLWKILELDIKFRSFVDKRNALEKTFENLKGLAIHDTIVEEMIPEATTMEELQDLQDYLQFQYGPQLKDLAAMAGNLSLTKRPGSKSNLLERVRQGKAYSFVRAYGISADQLAKNALRHGKKITPDDDAQYPMDLADSLVDDNFDTGDQVINAARQMYSEELFASPRMRKHFRNSYYQAAEISCRRTEKGLRRIDDSHPYYEIKYLQNQAIADLVHQPELFLKMMKAEEEGLVTIKLDMPARYDFRRQLYQEFESENFSDRAEQWREERKKVLDLAYPKLERIIAKNVKEVIRTFCQDEVLKMCREEYAKRLDQAPYKPKGMILGTTPRVLVLSNGMADPARDPICWAWVEEDGRVIEQGKLGNLARDERQREEFEELVKRRRPDVIGVSGWSAETTKLVRDLESLVNEKGLMGPEFEDPDTNDYRTEPLEVVVVNDEVARLYKDSPRALAEHPSLNPVTRYCVALARYMQNPMKEYAALGKDVASISYHPCQNLLPPDKLAKYLDSAMVDMVNLCGVDINEAMNDSYTANLLPYVSGLGPRKATSVIKAINANGGAVGTRDELVGDPDSGKLPVVGPRVWNNCASFLFIEYEATNPASDPLDNTRVHPEDYELGRKMAADALELDEEDVKAETDENGPGAIVRKLFKQDEQDKVNELVLEEYAEQLERNYSQRKRATLETIRAELQAPYEELRRNFALLSASEIFTMFTGETKQTLCEGMIVPINVRVVKDDFAIVKLDCGIEGRIEGHEVSHRSSIKDALTSGQTTQAKILDINYKDFMAKLSMRDETLRIPYKRPINLGRDGWDYALEAADKEELREKDKTTGRTQRVVKHPNFKPFNGLQAEEYLGSQPNGEVIIRPSSKGNDHLAVTWKVADGVYQHIDVLEMQKETEFSVGKLLRVGGKYTYTDLDELIVEHVKAMARKVEELMRHDKYQNRSRGETEKWLTTYIDANPNRSAYAFCIDTKHPGYFWLCFKASRSARVIALPVRAIPQGFELKGYQYPDMRALCNGFKLRYQNEFSKMGHR is encoded by the exons ATGAGCAACAGTATGCGCGACTTGATTTCCGGCGAGGCCGAActtgatgacgaggaagaggatgagtCTTTTGATGAGGGTGGTGAGGAGCGCAGACGAAAGGCTGCCGTGGAAGACTCTagtgaggaggaggaagatgacgacgatgaggaagaggctcGCAAG GTCCGAGAAGGCTTtattgttgatgaggatgaggacgaggaggaaggcGGCGAGTCAGATGGCGATGTGCGCCCCGTTCACAAACGAAAGCGAAAACATCGCGACCgtgaagaggaggagcagcttgatgaagaagatttGGATCTCATCGGCGAGCAATTCGGCGAGCGTCCCAAGCCCCAAACACAG TCCAAGTTCAAGCGCCTCAAGCGTGGTTACCGCGACGAAGAACGGGGAAACCAACGCCGTGGCCTGGACGATATCTTCTcggacgaggatgaagacgcAGGCGAGCAGCGACCGTACGGCAGATCATACCGCCAAGCCGACGAGTTCGACGATTTCATCGAAGAGGATTTCCCCGAAGACCCCGAGGAATTAGAACAACAACGAGAAGATGCGGAGGTTGCTCGCCCCAGAGATCGCGTTATTGGAAATATCACCGATACTGGTAATCTCGATAAGGATGCCTTAGACGATATGGAGGCCATCTTCGGTAATGGCGAAGACTACGATTGGGCGCTGCAaatggaagaggaggaggaagatcgTGAAAGAGAGGAACAGGCCATTGAGCTGAAGGACGTGTTCGAGCCGTCGCAACTTAAAGAGAAGCTCTTGACCGACGAAGATAACGAGATTCGTTTCACCGACGAGCCCGAGCGATTTCAACTCGACCggaagagcttcaagaccCTTCAGCTTACTGCAGAGCAGTTTAGGGAGGAGGCAAGGTGGATCACAAACCAGTTGTGGCCAAAGAAAGGTTTGGCGGCCGACCTCCAGATCCCATTCGGCAAAGCTGTTGGCAAGGTCCTCGAATTCTTCATTGTTGACGAAGTTGAGGTGCCTTATGTGTTCCAGCACCGCAAAGACTACCTGCTTCACACCAGAAAGACGAGGAACCCGAATCGTGATGACCCTGATGCGCCAGAATACGTCATCAGTGCAGACAAGCTCTTGAATCAAGACGACCTTTGGAAGATTTTGGAATTGGACATCAAGTTTCGTTCTTTTGTGGACAAGAGAAATGCTCTCGAGAAGACTTTTGAAAATCTCAAAGGATTGGCAATTCACGACACGATTGTGGAGGAGATGATTCCAGAGGCGACCACGATGGAAGAACTTCAAGATTTGCAAGACTATTTGCAGTTCCAGTACGGTCCACAGCTCAAGGACCTCGCTGCTATGGCTGGAAACCTCTCATTAACAAAACGGCCGGGCTCAAAATCGAACTTGCTTGAACGAGTCCGCCAAGGCAAGGCCTATAGCTTCGTCCGTGCTTATGGAATCTCAGCGGATCAGCTTGCCAAGAACGCCCTGCGACATGGAAAGAAGATCACTCCTGATGATGACGCTCAATATCCCATGGACCTGGCTGACAGTTTGGTTGACGACAACTTCGACACAGGCGACCAAGTTATCAACGCAGCTCGACAGATGTACTCGGAAGAATTGTTTGCAAGCCCAAGGATGCGCAAACATTTTCGAAATTCGTACTACCAAGCTGCTGAGATCAGCTGTCGACGAACTGAGAAGGGCCTACGTAGAATCGATGATTCTCACCCATACTATGAGATCAAGTATTTGCAAAACCAAGCCATTGCTGATCTAGTCCACCAACCAGAGCTTTtcctcaagatgatgaaggccgaggaggaaggCCTTGTCACTATCAAGCTTGATATGCCAGCCCGATATGACTTCCGGAGACAACTTTATCAGGAGTTCGAGTCTGAGAACTTCAGTGACCGGGCCGAACAGTGGCGAGAGGAGCGCAAGAAAGTACTTGATCTTGCATACCCCAAACTCGAAAGGATTATTGCAAAGAATGTCAAAGAAGTCATTCGAACTTTCTGCCAAGATGAGGTACTCAAGATGTGTCGAGAAGAATATGCAAAACGGCTCGATCAGGCACCCTACAAGCCCAAGGGCATGATACTGGGCACTACGCCTCGTGTCCTAGTTCTCTCCAATGGCATGGCCGATCCTGCCCGCGATCCTATCTGCTGGGCATGggttgaggaagatggccGTGTGATTGAGCAAGGAAAGCTTGGGAACCTTGCCAGAGATGAGCGCCAACGAGAAGAGTTCGAGGAGCTGGTCAAGCGTCGTCGACCCGATGTGATTGGTGTTAGCGGTTGGTCTGCTGAGACGACTAAGCTGGTACGTGACTTGGAGAGCCTTGTCAACGAGAAGGGCCTCATGGGCCCTGAGTTTGAGGACCCAGACACCAATGACTATCGAACAGAGCCACTGGAGGTTGTGGTGGTCAATGATGAGGTCGCTCGTTTGTACAAGGATAGCCCTCGTGCACTTGCTGAGCACCCAAGTCTGAATCCTGTGACGAGGTACTGTGTTGCTCTGGCGCGATATATGCAGAACCCTATGAAGGAATATGCTGCTCTCGGCAAAGACGTTGCCTCCATTTCTTACCACCCTTGCCAAAACCTTCTCCCACCTGACAAACTGGCCAAATACCTCGACTCCGCCATGGTTGACATGGTCAACCTCTGCGGTGTTGATATCAACGAGGCCATGAACGATTCCTATACCgccaaccttcttccttACGTGTCTGGATTGGGTCCCCGCAAAGCAACAAGCGtcatcaaggccatcaacgCCAATGGCGGTGCTGTAGGCACAAGGGATGAACTCGTGGGTGATCCAGATAGCGGCAAGCTTCCCGTTGTTGGCCCCAGGGTTTGGAACAACTGCGCAAGCTTTCTGTTTATCGAATACGAGGCCACAAATCCTGCTTCGGACCCCCTAGACAACACACGAGTTCATCCTGAAGATTATGAGCTCGGACGTAAAATGGCTGCCGAtgctcttgagcttgatgaagaggatgtcaAAGCCGAAACTGACGAGAATGGACCCGGAGCGATCGTCCGCAAGCTGTTCAAGCAGGATGAACAAGACAAGGTCAACGAGCTAGTCCTGGAAGAGTATGCAGAGCAATTGGAGAGAAACTACAGCCAGCGCAAGCGAGCTACGTTGGAGACAATTCGTGCCGAACTCCAGGCGCCCTACGAAGAACTTCGACGGAATTTTGCCCTCCTGTCAGCATCCGAGATCTTCACCATGTTCACTGGTGAGACCAAGCAGACTCTATGCGAAGGCATGATTGTACCCATCAATGTTCGGGTTGTGAAGGATGACTTCGCCATTGTTAAGCTCGACTGTGGTATCGAAGGCCGTATTGAGGGTCATGAAGTCAGCCATCGTTCGTCCATCAAGGATGCCCTGACCTCTGGACAAACGACGCAGGCAAAGATTTTGGACATCAATTATAAAGACTTTATGGCCAAGCTATCAATGCGGGATGAAACCCTACGTATTCCGTACAAGCGCCCGATCAACCTCGGTCGAGATGGGTGGGACTACGCCCTTGAAGCAGCAGATAAAGAGGAGCTGCGAGAAAAGGACAAGACCACCGGACGAACCCAGCGTGTTGTCAAGCACCCCAATTTCAAACCATTCAATGGCCTGCAAGCAGAAGAATATCTGGGATCGCAGCCCAACGGGGAGGTTATCATTCGACCCTCATCCAAGGGTAACGATCATCTGGCAGTGACCTGGAAGGTCGCGGACGGTGTTTACCAACACATTGACGTCCTGGAGATGCAGAAAGAAACAGAATTCTCGGTCGGCAAGCTGCTGCGCGTGGGCGGCAAATATACGTACACTGACCTGGACGAACTGATCGTGGAGCACGTCAAGGCCATGGCGCGGAAAGTGGAGGAACTGATGCGACACGATAAGTATCAGAACCGATCCCGGGGAGAGACGG AAAAATGGCTTACGACGTACATCGACGCCAATCCCAACCGATCGGCTTACGCGTTCTGCATCGACACGAAGCATCCTGGATACTTTTGGTTGTGCTTCAAGGCCAGTAGGTCGGCCAGGGTGATTGCATTGCCGGTGCGCGCGATTCCACAGGGCTTTGAGCTCAAGGGGTATCAATATCCTGATATGCGAGCGCTATGCAACGGATTTAAGCTGCGTTATCAGAATGAGTTCTCCAAGATGGGTCACCGGTAG